The Sulfolobus sp. A20 genomic interval CACCACAAATCTGTTAGTATCCAATGATTTCATAATCTCTTGACTTATACTCTTCTGGTAAGCATAAATTTCGAAACCAAGTTTCTTTCTAACAATCTCCTCAAATTCCTCAAGCATGACAATAGATAGTTTTAGGGGAAGGGGGATAAAAAATGATCTGTGGAACCCTTATTAGTATATATAATCCTTTTTGAAATCTTTAATTAAAATAATTCAAACTATAAATATTTTTATAACTTTATAGTAGAAAAAGTTATTAATGATAAAACCAAATATATAAGTTGGTGAAGTGCTATGGCCAAAGTTGTATTGAATGATGGGAATTCGACAAGGCTTGAATACTTATGGCCTTTAAGATTCGCTGTAGGATGGATGTTCCTAGACGGAGGACTAAGAAAAGCAGTACTAAAGCCAGCAAAATTAGATCCTACTTCCCCATCCTTTGTTGGAGGAAAGCTGGTAAACTTCCTTCCTCATGCTGGTCCATTCAAGCAGTTTTTATTAATGGTATTAGAAAATCATTCCTTAAATGTAACCTTCCTAACTATATTTAGTTATGTAGAAATAATAGCGGGATTTTTAATCATTATAGGTTTATTTACTAGATTGGCTTCTTTTGGAGCTGCGGTAATGGCTTTTGGAATGGCTCCGGCATATTGGCTAGGTTCGACATGTGAAGATGAGTGGCAAATTGGATCCTTACTTACGGCAGGGGCAATAGTTCTAATGCTAACAGCATCTGGTAGAGTTTGGGGATTAGATTACTTCTTATTTAAGAAGTTTGGTGATAGACCTATTGCGAATTTACCTATATTGAGGTGGATTAAGCTATGGTGAACAAGGTTACAATAGTTGGAATAATCTTTAGCTTAATTGTAGTAGGATGGATTTTAGGAACTGGTCAGTGGGCTTACGGTAACGTAGTTGGACCTCTAGTCAATAACTCTAAGCTACCAAAACTAGAAATAACCTATGCTAACGCCTTTCCGGTTTCCAATGGGACTAAGATAATATTAAATATAACTGATGTTGATGGTCCTGACGCTTATCCTGCCTCTGGTACAATGATGATGATTAGCAATTCGACGTGGTCTCTAACATTAAACTCAACAGAAATAGCTAAATATACAGTGAACGTGATACAAGCTCCGTGGAATGCTAACAAGAAGGACTACGTAAACTACTATTCTGGCTTCGTAGTAATATTAGGCAGTGAAGCACAGTTCCAACTTATAATTCCAATTCACCTATCGCCCGGGACATATAAAATAACTATAGTAACACCAGCTATAAATCCAAACAGATGGGCAACTACAACAATTACAGTAAGTTAGCCTTTTTTTACACAACGTTGACTATTTTTGATTTTAATTTATTAAGGTATAATCTACATTCATTTTGATGGTAAGTATTAATCTATTATCTGCTTCAGATGTTTTAATTGAGGAAGCTGATAGGTTATTGGAGAAGGGAGATGTTGTACAAGCTTCAGAGAAATACTACAAAGCAGCTGAAGAAGCAATAAAACTACTAGTAAAAACACTAAACCTAAAAGACGTAATGGAAAAGGTAAAGGAGGAAGGTTATTGGAGTTTAGGAGTTTTACACGATGCTGTAATCGAGATAGCTAAGAGACTGCATGATGAGGAAATCATTGATCTATGGAAATCAGCCATAGTAATTTTAACTGTAAATTTACCTAAAGATATTCTAGTCATAGAAGCTGAAAAAGTGAAAAAACTTGTTGAACTCTCAGATAAAATCGCTAATCTTAGAGTGGATTAAGGAAGCTGATAGGTTATTGGAGAAGGGAGATGTTGTACAAGCTTCAGAGAAATACTACAAAGCAGCTGAAGAAGCAATAAAACTACTAGTAAAAACACTAAACCTAAAAGACGTAATAGAAAAAGTAAAGGCTAATAGAAGATGGACCTCTTCCTTATTATTCGAAGCTTCAAGAAGGATTTCTCCAGATATATATCTAATATCGGTAGATGCATGGTACTTACACGTTTATGGATTTCATGAAATGAGACTTAACTACGACGAAGTGAAGAAATTATCCAATAATATTCACAAAATAATAGACATATTAAACAAATATCTAACCTAACGTCTAATGAAATTCTAAAAGGTCCGATAAAGAGACCCCTCTCTTCCTTTTCATAATAATTTCGTAAATAGCCTTGAATTTCTAAGGGTAATAAGATTCTTTCCCAATCACTCTAGAACAAAATAAAATCTCATAACGTTGAGTGAGTAAAGGGAAAACATAAGGCTAATTAGAATCGCAACCAGCTAACTCATAGTTTAAAGTAGGAAATTCTTTAATTCTTGCCTTAAAGAGCAAGTTTTCATCACTTACCTAGAACTTGAGAAACTTTGCCGAAAAAGAGTAGTTGACTTCCTCATTAGGCTCAACTATCCTTAACCCTAAGCCATTGTGATAAGCGTCTGGAGCACCGCTCATAGGTTCGATTGCCAAAGCTCCTCTTACACCTGTATATAATTGTATAAATGGCATATTTCTTCTCACAATTTTAACTATAGAATAAGATGATTTCAATAGTATGGTATCATTTACGAAAAAACAATCATCATATTCTCCATGTTCTATTTTAGTTTTAACTAACTCTCCAGTTGGTATCTTGTTAAAAGTTACGCATCTCTTAACATTATTTTTTACTTCAATATTCCAATCCTCAGATACTATGAAGTAAGGATGTAGTCCAACTGTTAATGGACCTCTATTGTTTCCTACATTCTTAACGCTTATCTTTACTCTAAAGCCATTTCTGAATAATTTATAAATTAGTACGCAAGCTAACTTAGTTGGATAACCTTCGTGTTCTAACTCATGCTTAAGAGAGACACCATCATTTTGGACTTCTAAGACTTCAAATTCTTTATCTAGAACTAAACCATGTATCGCGTTTCCCTCATTATTTTTAGGTAAAACGTACCTTTTTCCCTCAAATATATACTCCCCTCCCTTTATTCTATTAGCGAATGGTATTAAAACAGCCATACCCCCTCGCGTAACTCTCTCTAAATTGCCTCTTAGAATGAGCTCTTTCCCATCTATTTTAAAGGAGTATAGATAAGCGCCTTTCGGCAAAATTTCTGCTTCCACGTTACCCTTCTTAATCTTCATATAGTAAGAATATAAGAGATGTGAACTTATATACTTATCACTAATAGTAATTATTAAATAGGAAAACAAAGAAAGGAAGAAAAAAAGTTTATTTAAATACCTGCTACTTCCCTTAGCGTCTTAAATATCTGGTTAAAGTCTGCCTCAGCTAACCTCACGAAAACTCCATAGTTA includes:
- the doxD gene encoding thiosulfate:quinone oxidoreductase large subunit, which produces MAKVVLNDGNSTRLEYLWPLRFAVGWMFLDGGLRKAVLKPAKLDPTSPSFVGGKLVNFLPHAGPFKQFLLMVLENHSLNVTFLTIFSYVEIIAGFLIIIGLFTRLASFGAAVMAFGMAPAYWLGSTCEDEWQIGSLLTAGAIVLMLTASGRVWGLDYFLFKKFGDRPIANLPILRWIKLW
- a CDS encoding TQO small subunit DoxA domain-containing protein, with protein sequence MVNKVTIVGIIFSLIVVGWILGTGQWAYGNVVGPLVNNSKLPKLEITYANAFPVSNGTKIILNITDVDGPDAYPASGTMMMISNSTWSLTLNSTEIAKYTVNVIQAPWNANKKDYVNYYSGFVVILGSEAQFQLIIPIHLSPGTYKITIVTPAINPNRWATTTITVS
- a CDS encoding PaREP1 family protein, with translation MVSINLLSASDVLIEEADRLLEKGDVVQASEKYYKAAEEAIKLLVKTLNLKDVMEKVKEEGYWSLGVLHDAVIEIAKRLHDEEIIDLWKSAIVILTVNLPKDILVIEAEKVKKLVELSDKIANLRVD
- a CDS encoding PaREP1 family protein gives rise to the protein MNSQIKSLILEWIKEADRLLEKGDVVQASEKYYKAAEEAIKLLVKTLNLKDVIEKVKANRRWTSSLLFEASRRISPDIYLISVDAWYLHVYGFHEMRLNYDEVKKLSNNIHKIIDILNKYLT
- a CDS encoding aldose 1-epimerase codes for the protein MKIKKGNVEAEILPKGAYLYSFKIDGKELILRGNLERVTRGGMAVLIPFANRIKGGEYIFEGKRYVLPKNNEGNAIHGLVLDKEFEVLEVQNDGVSLKHELEHEGYPTKLACVLIYKLFRNGFRVKISVKNVGNNRGPLTVGLHPYFIVSEDWNIEVKNNVKRCVTFNKIPTGELVKTKIEHGEYDDCFFVNDTILLKSSYSIVKIVRRNMPFIQLYTGVRGALAIEPMSGAPDAYHNGLGLRIVEPNEEVNYSFSAKFLKF